A stretch of DNA from Pseudomonadota bacterium:
CGGCAACGTAACCACCACAACTCACCACGGATTTCGATAGCGTGCCCATCCAGATATCAACCCCTTGAGGAGGGACGCCGACATGTTCAAAAACGCCACGGCCTGTTTTTCCCATCACGCCCAACGCATGGGCATCATCAACCAATAGCCAGCAGCCGTAACGCTCCTTCAATTCGACCAGACGTGCGAGATCGACCCCATCACCGTCCATCGAGAACAAACCCTCGGTGGCGATCATCGTGCGGCCATAGTGATGGCGTTCGCGCTCGAGGATGGCTTCCAGAGCGTCAAGATCGTTATGAGGATAGGCTCGCCGGGTTGAACCGGAACACTGAGCTCCGACCACCACGCAGTTGTGGATCACCGCGTCATGGACGATGAGGTCTTTTGGCCCCATCAGAGCGGCCACCGTTGAGACCGCAGTGCCGTGACCGGTAACGAAAACAACGGCATCCTCCGCTTCATAAACAGCCGCTAGCTCGGCCTCGAGCTCGCGGTGTATGGCGCGTTCGCCAGCCGTCATACGGCTGGCGGAGACACTCGTCCCCCAGTCAGCTGCCGCTTTTTGCACAGCTTCGGTTATCTGAGGATGCCCGTTAAGTCCCAAATAATCGTACGACGAAAAATTCAGGACAGGCTGACCATCAATCTGGCTGTGGGCTCCAGCCATGGCATCGTGCACATTGTAGTAGGGGTTGTGGATGCCCAAGCCCTTCCCAAAACTGCGCTGTGCATTGATGTTCGAAAACCCGGGGAGGGTTTCAAACGTGGTGTCGTAGGCTTGCGACTTGCGCTTCGGGCTCGAGATTGGCGTGCGCTTTGCCGTCGGCTGAGCGACCCGAACTTGGTCGATACGGTCCATCAGCGAACTCAAACCATCATCGGTCAGACCTACGCGCTCGGACTTTTGGTTCATAAGCGGTCTCAACGTGATGTCGAACGCATAGCTGCATGCGCACGAACAAGGGGGATTAAGGCCACCGGCGCGTTATTGGCTGTCAGACTGCGCGCCGTGAATGGTTAATAGCGCTTCGGCTGTTTTGCTCTGTTCGTCAACCTGTTCGTTTTCATTGGCCAGATCGTTGAGCAGTTTTCGCGCCAGAGCACGCACACTTATATTGCCAATAGCGAGCAGCGGCAACTCGACACCGAACCGGCTTTCAAATCCAAGTCTCAGCTCTAGACCCATCAGGGAGTCCATGCCGATCACAGACAGCGGCTCGTCCG
This window harbors:
- a CDS encoding aminotransferase class I/II-fold pyridoxal phosphate-dependent enzyme, coding for MNQKSERVGLTDDGLSSLMDRIDQVRVAQPTAKRTPISSPKRKSQAYDTTFETLPGFSNINAQRSFGKGLGIHNPYYNVHDAMAGAHSQIDGQPVLNFSSYDYLGLNGHPQITEAVQKAAADWGTSVSASRMTAGERAIHRELEAELAAVYEAEDAVVFVTGHGTAVSTVAALMGPKDLIVHDAVIHNCVVVGAQCSGSTRRAYPHNDLDALEAILERERHHYGRTMIATEGLFSMDGDGVDLARLVELKERYGCWLLVDDAHALGVMGKTGRGVFEHVGVPPQGVDIWMGTLSKSVVSCGGYVAGSNALIDYLKSYAPGFVYSVGMPVTNAVAALEALRLMKAEPQRVEKLQANGKQFLEGAKQRGLDTGPSWGLSIIPVMIGDSLRAVGLTDRLLKLGINAFPVLPPGVPEKSARLRFFLTCEHTSEEINRALDCIASELNALIEMGFGLDQAADLAALKSSLAR